A stretch of Spirosoma oryzicola DNA encodes these proteins:
- a CDS encoding SMP-30/gluconolactonase/LRE family protein, giving the protein MKTTYWPTRLLALAFFAAMGCNTKDEDGQDPLPGATLTEVATSQVQWTGVAVARDGRVFANYPRMETDTIPYSVAYVSGAQATPFPNADWNNWNPSLPPQDHFICVQSVHVDDQNNLWVLDPASPQMRGVVKGGAKLLKFNPATGALIQRIVFEDEMIVYPTSYLNDVRIDTQKNYAYITDSGQGALIVVNLTTGKARRLLSRSPTTKSEGVVVTAEGRVWRNNAGKVPSFDADGIGLTPQRDYVYFHAITARPLYRIATAALQDESLSESQLNQRVEKVRDTDPVDGMLFDPAGNLYLTYIQQNAVERLTPAGDLQRVVEDTRLKWPDSFAYDPDSSVYVTTSQLHIPRLERTDPYRLFKFKAPR; this is encoded by the coding sequence ATGAAAACAACGTACTGGCCAACCCGGCTCCTGGCGCTGGCATTTTTTGCCGCAATGGGCTGTAACACCAAAGACGAAGATGGTCAGGACCCGCTGCCGGGGGCTACGCTGACCGAAGTGGCAACGTCGCAGGTGCAGTGGACGGGGGTTGCCGTAGCGCGGGATGGACGCGTTTTCGCCAACTACCCCCGCATGGAAACCGACACCATACCGTACTCCGTCGCTTACGTAAGCGGAGCGCAGGCGACGCCCTTCCCCAATGCGGACTGGAACAACTGGAATCCGTCGCTGCCTCCGCAGGATCATTTTATCTGCGTGCAAAGTGTCCACGTTGATGATCAGAACAACCTGTGGGTGCTCGACCCGGCTTCTCCCCAGATGCGGGGCGTGGTGAAAGGTGGGGCCAAGCTGCTGAAGTTCAATCCAGCGACGGGTGCTCTTATTCAGCGCATCGTTTTCGAAGACGAGATGATCGTTTATCCGACCAGCTACTTGAATGACGTACGCATCGATACGCAGAAAAACTACGCGTACATCACGGATTCGGGCCAGGGTGCATTAATCGTGGTAAACCTAACTACGGGGAAAGCCCGGCGGTTGCTCAGCCGCAGTCCGACCACAAAATCGGAAGGGGTTGTCGTTACGGCCGAGGGACGCGTCTGGCGCAACAATGCTGGTAAGGTTCCTTCATTCGACGCCGATGGTATCGGTCTGACACCCCAGCGCGATTATGTATATTTCCACGCTATCACCGCGCGGCCACTGTACCGGATTGCAACGGCGGCTTTGCAGGACGAAAGCCTGTCGGAAAGCCAGCTGAACCAGCGGGTCGAAAAAGTACGGGATACGGACCCCGTTGACGGCATGTTGTTCGACCCAGCCGGAAATCTGTATCTGACGTACATTCAGCAAAATGCCGTTGAGCGGCTGACCCCCGCCGGTGATTTACAGCGCGTTGTCGAAGATACCCGCCTGAAATGGCCCGACAGCTTTGCGTACGATCCCGACAGTTCGGTGTACGTGACGACTTCGCAATTACACATCCCGCGTCTGGAGCGCACTGATCCGTATCGGCTGTTCAAATTCAAAGCGCCGAGATAA
- a CDS encoding tetratricopeptide repeat protein, with translation MKNVLMLLLTLCAAQMPGHAQNAKNLTQAIQYIKLANTLREVDKSQESISLLQRAMPAVKSKNLYWEAITNELMGLSFKDIKDTTSALRYLELARSQYAKLKYVASGWAVNEVIRDISSKNVYAGIQVGAAGVKVAIFKTRYESDFYEKDIRSSFTIPTEVLVADASKSFKGGQDALRIGLDSIRRYNIPNERIFIVFNSDVNEGLTRSPESKLALYRQLMRVIPNGAVQIDTTLTPTREAQLFTVGAIPRKVWPTTSALNIGSANTMGGYFDKEASRKDINQVDKGFHALALPVGVNTLVNQIDSKRSLGMDAYKREAQRVVDNLANTDLKARLKEAGAGLQNHQTVGVGGDVALALVTYLYPDRSNVAAVAITTEDVERFKRLALTDYKALIQPDLADVTNPDVRSKAEKDVIALQSQFNEKQLIAGALWLEAIMKAYNTGSEPKRFVFVRNSDIGWVTGKFLETISGEYESTIAKGNLYTR, from the coding sequence ATGAAAAATGTCCTCATGCTTTTGTTAACCCTGTGTGCTGCACAAATGCCGGGTCATGCACAAAACGCAAAGAATTTAACGCAGGCCATTCAATACATCAAACTGGCGAATACTCTTCGCGAAGTGGATAAGTCGCAGGAGTCCATTAGCCTGTTGCAACGGGCGATGCCAGCGGTTAAGTCGAAAAATTTATACTGGGAGGCCATTACCAATGAATTGATGGGCCTTTCGTTCAAGGATATTAAAGACACCACTAGTGCGCTTCGCTATCTGGAACTTGCACGAAGCCAGTACGCCAAGCTCAAATACGTAGCCAGCGGTTGGGCCGTCAACGAAGTGATCCGGGATATTTCCAGCAAAAACGTTTACGCCGGTATTCAGGTGGGCGCTGCGGGGGTGAAGGTAGCTATCTTCAAAACCAGGTACGAAAGCGATTTTTATGAGAAAGATATTCGCTCCAGCTTTACGATTCCGACCGAGGTGCTGGTTGCTGATGCTTCTAAATCGTTTAAAGGTGGTCAGGATGCGTTACGGATCGGCCTGGATTCGATCCGGCGGTACAACATTCCCAACGAGCGCATCTTCATCGTCTTCAACAGCGACGTAAACGAAGGATTGACCCGGTCGCCGGAAAGCAAATTGGCCCTCTACCGACAGTTGATGCGCGTGATTCCGAACGGAGCCGTTCAGATCGATACGACACTAACGCCCACCCGTGAAGCCCAGTTATTTACAGTAGGTGCGATTCCCCGTAAAGTATGGCCGACTACCTCGGCGCTCAATATCGGGAGCGCGAATACAATGGGTGGCTATTTTGACAAAGAAGCCAGCCGAAAGGATATCAACCAGGTCGATAAAGGGTTCCATGCCTTAGCCTTGCCCGTTGGGGTCAATACCCTTGTCAATCAGATCGACAGCAAGCGTTCGCTGGGGATGGATGCCTACAAGCGGGAAGCACAGCGAGTCGTTGATAATCTGGCTAACACTGACCTCAAGGCTCGTCTGAAAGAAGCAGGAGCCGGTCTACAGAATCACCAGACGGTAGGCGTTGGGGGCGATGTGGCGCTGGCACTGGTTACCTACCTTTATCCTGATCGGTCGAACGTAGCCGCTGTTGCCATCACTACTGAAGATGTTGAGCGATTCAAGCGTTTAGCCCTGACGGATTATAAAGCATTGATACAGCCTGATTTAGCCGATGTGACAAACCCTGACGTGCGCAGTAAAGCCGAAAAAGACGTAATTGCCCTCCAAAGTCAGTTCAATGAGAAACAGTTGATTGCCGGGGCGTTGTGGCTGGAAGCGATTATGAAAGCGTACAACACCGGTTCGGAACCGAAACGATTTGTGTTTGTCCGCAACTCGGATATTGGCTGGGTAACCGGTAAATTCCTGGAAACAATCAGCGGTGAATACGAATCGACCATTGCCAAAGGTAATCTGTATACGCGCTAG
- the msrA gene encoding peptide-methionine (S)-S-oxide reductase MsrA, which translates to MMYWKNAWVFISLFLGTNLFFLSCQQAPTTAATENTNPVDTRLATLPALKPGEAIATLAGGCFWATEKEMKSLKGVRAVISGYAGGDLEYPTYEQVGTDQTGHAETVQVYYDPRQLSYDTLLDAFFAGHDATQLNRQGPDVGKHYRSAVFYRTSVEKAQIEAAIQRESANHKAPIVTQVVPFTAFYPAEMYHQNYYEQHPYSLYIHLVSEPKVKKFEERMRNHLKE; encoded by the coding sequence ATGATGTACTGGAAAAACGCCTGGGTTTTTATAAGCCTGTTCTTAGGAACAAATCTCTTTTTTTTATCCTGCCAGCAGGCTCCGACAACGGCAGCTACGGAGAACACCAATCCAGTCGATACCCGCCTGGCAACACTTCCGGCATTAAAACCGGGCGAGGCCATTGCCACGCTGGCGGGCGGCTGTTTCTGGGCGACGGAAAAAGAAATGAAATCATTGAAGGGCGTTCGGGCGGTCATTTCGGGCTACGCGGGTGGTGATCTGGAATACCCAACGTATGAGCAGGTCGGCACCGATCAGACGGGCCATGCCGAAACGGTTCAGGTTTATTACGATCCTCGCCAACTTTCGTACGATACCCTACTCGATGCTTTTTTCGCGGGTCACGATGCGACCCAGCTTAACCGGCAGGGTCCTGACGTGGGCAAGCATTACCGCTCAGCTGTTTTTTACCGCACTTCCGTCGAAAAAGCGCAAATCGAAGCCGCTATCCAGCGTGAATCGGCCAATCACAAAGCGCCCATCGTCACCCAGGTGGTTCCCTTTACCGCGTTTTACCCGGCAGAGATGTACCACCAGAACTACTACGAGCAACATCCGTACAGCTTGTATATTCATCTGGTTTCGGAACCGAAAGTAAAGAAGTTTGAGGAACGGATGCGGAATCACCTGAAAGAATGA
- a CDS encoding PD-(D/E)XK nuclease family protein — MTFLQQTAQRIFDTHGPSLSDVWVILPTRRAVSVFLEELAALSDRPFLAPHALAVDDFITQAAGVQLTDSVSLLFDLYDVFREIDPLVEFEQFIGWASVLLTDFDRIDQYLISTSELFSYLTAAKALERWQVNQPSSAKPIVETPGTARYFKLFENLQTAYHALQKRLMDQGLAYRGMAYRQLAQNVESLIRDNLAYERVYFVGFNALSRAEEQIIRVLVDANKAELIWDADQYYINDWGQEAGEFLRRYRDNGWLFSKQNREDLDQLSNNLLGTEKNIRVVGVPNASMQAKVAGKIYQDWQTTGGHKYNTSRPKTAIVLADETLLMPVLYALDESVTDLNVTMGLSLRSSLLFTLVDTLFEMQRTVHEFRTKDGRNLRIPKYHHRHVVKVLNHPFIKQYERIHGLQWPGEVLESGEVLPPEPLFQWIAKTIVKDQRVYLTEREMAELGQNDPLVRVLFSRWPNEEPIKAIQCLYDLIELLREVYRTSQDAIEIEYLYLFFTLLKQLEATLERQDQSVHADTAVTVRSFRQFLYELIRQTSIPFTSEGKSQLQVMGMLETRALDFERVIILSVNEGILPQSRKLNSLIPFDIASELGMPTYREQESVMAYHFYRLLQRASDIVLLHTTSTDAYGSSKGEPSRFIRQIEHELVPRANGLIRISHPTVRFGRAGTGQAVDTTDLSVPKTDSVRADLIKLLTTKGLYPSYLNQFVTCSMRFYFSRIVNISEEEEIEEKMGAAEFGSWLHKVLERMDVDYRLKGEPVDESIVQKLLEEEFAVSMKGRVIESGMNLLLYDLAKKLMLDFYRQQSEQTDLTVIGTEQTLETYLTVPLSTGESIRVRIAGKIDRIERVGDQIRIVDYKTGKVDLPEKAPKDLAEKLLNDGREDKMRQLWLYRYLALKNINDHGGLPRDRAKQNIYPATNLPVEAGFYSFRDLKGGFKSNPVAFGTDDSPAQYITDSEALLKALIQKMLDGAEPFRKTDQIEVCQYCDFKGICGR, encoded by the coding sequence TTGACTTTTCTTCAACAAACCGCTCAACGCATATTTGACACGCACGGCCCTAGCCTTAGCGATGTTTGGGTTATTTTGCCTACGCGCCGGGCTGTTTCCGTCTTTCTGGAAGAATTGGCCGCGCTTTCGGATCGTCCGTTTCTGGCTCCTCATGCCTTAGCCGTCGATGATTTTATCACCCAGGCGGCTGGTGTACAGCTCACGGATTCGGTCAGTCTGTTATTCGATCTCTACGACGTTTTCCGGGAAATAGACCCGCTGGTTGAATTTGAGCAGTTTATCGGCTGGGCATCAGTATTGTTGACCGACTTTGACCGGATCGATCAGTATCTTATTAGTACGAGCGAACTGTTTAGTTACCTGACGGCGGCTAAAGCCCTTGAACGCTGGCAGGTCAACCAACCGTCGTCGGCTAAACCAATTGTTGAGACGCCCGGTACCGCCCGCTACTTCAAGCTCTTCGAAAATCTGCAAACGGCGTATCACGCCCTGCAAAAGCGTCTCATGGATCAGGGGCTGGCTTACCGGGGTATGGCCTACCGACAGTTGGCCCAAAACGTTGAATCGCTGATTCGGGATAATCTGGCGTACGAGCGCGTTTATTTCGTGGGGTTTAACGCTCTGAGCCGGGCCGAGGAACAGATTATCCGCGTGTTGGTAGATGCCAATAAAGCCGAGCTAATCTGGGATGCCGACCAATATTACATCAACGACTGGGGGCAGGAAGCCGGTGAGTTTTTGCGTCGCTACCGCGACAACGGCTGGTTATTCTCCAAACAAAACCGGGAAGATCTGGATCAGTTGTCCAACAACCTGCTCGGTACCGAAAAAAATATCCGCGTAGTAGGCGTACCCAACGCCAGTATGCAGGCGAAGGTAGCGGGCAAGATTTATCAGGACTGGCAGACTACAGGAGGCCATAAGTATAACACGTCACGGCCTAAAACGGCGATTGTGCTGGCTGACGAAACGCTGCTGATGCCTGTCCTGTACGCACTGGACGAGAGCGTGACCGATCTAAACGTAACGATGGGTCTTTCGCTGCGCAGTTCCCTGCTGTTTACGCTGGTCGATACCCTGTTCGAGATGCAGCGGACGGTGCACGAGTTCCGCACAAAAGATGGTCGTAACCTACGGATTCCGAAGTACCACCACCGGCACGTTGTCAAGGTGTTGAACCACCCCTTCATCAAACAGTACGAACGGATCCATGGGCTTCAATGGCCGGGTGAGGTGCTTGAATCAGGGGAGGTATTACCACCGGAACCGTTATTTCAGTGGATTGCCAAAACCATCGTTAAGGACCAGCGTGTATACCTGACCGAACGCGAGATGGCCGAACTGGGTCAGAATGATCCGCTGGTTCGGGTGTTGTTTTCGCGCTGGCCCAACGAAGAGCCGATAAAAGCGATCCAGTGCCTGTATGACCTGATTGAATTGCTGCGCGAGGTGTACCGAACCAGTCAGGATGCTATTGAAATCGAATACCTGTACCTATTTTTTACGCTGCTCAAACAACTGGAAGCCACGCTCGAACGGCAAGACCAATCCGTTCATGCCGACACCGCCGTTACGGTACGGAGCTTCCGGCAGTTTTTGTACGAATTGATCCGGCAGACGAGTATCCCGTTTACGAGCGAAGGCAAAAGCCAGTTGCAGGTGATGGGGATGCTGGAAACGCGGGCGCTCGACTTTGAACGGGTTATTATCTTATCCGTCAACGAAGGTATTCTGCCGCAGTCGCGCAAGTTGAATTCGCTGATTCCATTCGACATTGCCAGCGAGTTGGGCATGCCTACCTACCGGGAGCAGGAATCCGTCATGGCGTACCACTTCTACCGATTGCTGCAACGAGCCAGCGATATTGTATTGCTGCACACTACCTCCACCGACGCTTATGGCAGCAGCAAAGGAGAGCCTAGCCGGTTTATTCGGCAAATCGAGCATGAACTGGTTCCCCGTGCGAATGGTCTCATCCGCATTAGCCACCCGACGGTGCGCTTTGGTCGGGCGGGTACGGGGCAGGCGGTGGATACAACCGATCTAAGCGTCCCCAAAACGGATAGCGTTCGCGCGGATCTGATCAAGCTACTGACGACCAAAGGGTTGTATCCTTCGTATCTGAATCAGTTCGTTACCTGTTCGATGCGGTTTTATTTCAGCCGGATTGTGAACATCAGCGAGGAAGAAGAAATCGAGGAAAAGATGGGGGCGGCTGAGTTCGGTAGCTGGCTGCACAAAGTGCTCGAACGCATGGATGTGGATTACCGGCTCAAAGGCGAACCCGTTGACGAATCGATTGTCCAGAAACTGCTGGAAGAAGAGTTCGCCGTGTCCATGAAAGGTCGGGTAATCGAGTCGGGTATGAACCTGTTGCTGTACGATCTGGCTAAAAAACTCATGCTCGACTTCTACCGCCAGCAAAGCGAACAGACGGACCTGACGGTCATCGGAACCGAGCAAACCCTCGAAACCTACCTGACCGTACCGCTGTCAACCGGTGAATCGATTCGGGTGCGCATTGCCGGAAAGATTGACCGCATCGAGCGCGTTGGCGATCAGATTCGCATCGTCGATTACAAAACCGGCAAAGTCGATTTGCCCGAAAAAGCGCCCAAAGACCTAGCCGAAAAACTGTTGAACGACGGTCGGGAGGATAAAATGCGTCAGCTTTGGCTGTATCGGTATCTGGCGCTCAAAAACATCAACGATCACGGCGGCCTGCCCCGCGACCGGGCGAAACAAAATATCTATCCGGCCACGAACCTGCCTGTAGAAGCCGGATTTTACTCATTTCGCGATCTCAAGGGCGGATTTAAATCCAATCCGGTTGCCTTCGGGACGGACGATAGCCCGGCGCAGTACATTACCGATTCGGAAGCGCTGCTAAAGGCATTGATCCAAAAAATGCTCGATGGCGCGGAGCCGTTCCGCAAGACTGATCAGATTGAAGTGTGTCAGTACTGCGATTTTAAGGGGATCTGCGGTCGATAA
- a CDS encoding tRNA-(ms[2]io[6]A)-hydroxylase, protein MSLTTLGLELPTDPRWVNIAEMNIGEILIDHAYCEQKAASSCISLILQYFDKEELVEALTPIVAEEWGHFQRVLKELRKRNIPLGRQRKDEYVNQLRSRLRRSTNDQKEQLMDNMLMNALIEARSCERFKLLSENIADEGLKKFYRELMISEAGHYRNFIELAETYLPAERVRERWKEFLAVEADIIANLDVRGDRMH, encoded by the coding sequence ATGTCGCTTACAACTTTAGGACTCGAACTGCCTACCGACCCGCGCTGGGTGAACATTGCCGAAATGAACATCGGCGAGATCCTTATTGATCACGCGTACTGCGAACAGAAAGCCGCTTCATCGTGCATTTCGCTAATTTTACAATACTTCGACAAAGAAGAGTTGGTGGAGGCACTGACGCCAATTGTTGCCGAGGAGTGGGGGCATTTTCAGCGGGTGCTGAAAGAGCTGCGCAAACGAAATATTCCGTTGGGTCGTCAGCGGAAAGATGAGTACGTGAACCAGTTGCGGTCCCGGTTGCGCCGGTCGACCAATGATCAGAAAGAGCAGTTGATGGATAACATGTTAATGAATGCGTTGATCGAAGCTCGCAGCTGCGAACGCTTCAAACTGCTTTCGGAAAACATTGCCGATGAAGGCTTGAAAAAGTTTTACCGTGAACTGATGATTTCCGAAGCGGGTCACTACCGTAATTTCATCGAACTGGCCGAAACGTACCTGCCCGCCGAACGGGTACGGGAGCGGTGGAAAGAGTTTCTGGCCGTGGAAGCCGACATCATAGCGAATCTGGACGTGCGGGGTGACCGAATGCACTAA
- a CDS encoding SanA/YdcF family protein — protein sequence MNTTFATDYSDDTPREAVGIRMVKWTIKIAIALTFSGSIIVLICNWWVVQSTKDQIFFDISELPANDVGLVLGTSKFVRSGKENLFFRYRMEATARLWKEGKVKYLILSGNNDSEYYNEPVDMQRALVKLGVPASVMTLDYAGYRTFDSVVRCKDVFNQEKITIISQNFHNARALYIGNHEGMEAIAFAAQDVPDGYSLRTLIREYLARPNAILDVYILRPQTEKGNWERK from the coding sequence ATGAACACGACGTTTGCCACCGACTATAGTGACGACACTCCGCGCGAAGCGGTTGGCATTCGTATGGTCAAATGGACGATTAAGATTGCTATTGCCCTTACTTTCAGTGGCTCCATCATCGTATTGATCTGCAACTGGTGGGTTGTGCAAAGCACAAAAGATCAGATTTTCTTCGACATTAGTGAATTACCGGCCAATGACGTTGGCCTTGTTCTCGGCACCAGTAAGTTCGTACGGTCGGGAAAAGAAAATCTGTTTTTTCGTTACCGCATGGAAGCAACTGCCCGATTATGGAAAGAAGGCAAAGTCAAGTACCTTATCCTGAGCGGTAATAACGACTCCGAGTATTACAACGAACCGGTCGATATGCAGCGGGCGCTGGTGAAGTTAGGCGTTCCGGCTTCTGTAATGACCCTCGATTACGCCGGTTACCGAACGTTCGATTCGGTCGTACGCTGCAAAGACGTGTTCAACCAGGAGAAGATCACGATTATCTCGCAAAACTTTCATAATGCCCGCGCCCTCTACATCGGCAATCACGAGGGTATGGAAGCCATTGCCTTTGCCGCGCAGGACGTTCCAGACGGCTATTCTCTCCGGACACTCATCCGCGAGTACCTCGCCCGGCCCAACGCGATCCTTGACGTGTATATCCTGCGCCCGCAGACCGAAAAAGGGAACTGGGAGCGAAAATAA
- a CDS encoding CAP domain-containing protein, which produces MKITYLLGVLALVGATAACQSDRETTQTPAPVTSSVYKEGGAGETLGMAPDLSGARAAVSTSTQQQEVLTYINQARSKPCQCGTTVYPAVPALALNSLLTSASDKHAVDMATNNYFSHTGKDGSQPWDRMTREGYKWRAAGENIAAGYATTRAVVDGWLKSEGHCKNIMSANFKEVGVGYGYSASSTYKHYWVTDFGTKY; this is translated from the coding sequence ATGAAAATCACCTACCTGTTAGGCGTACTTGCCTTAGTTGGCGCTACTGCTGCCTGTCAGTCCGACCGGGAAACAACGCAAACGCCCGCACCCGTAACCTCGTCCGTTTACAAAGAAGGGGGCGCTGGCGAAACCCTTGGTATGGCACCCGATTTGTCGGGGGCTCGGGCGGCAGTATCGACCTCAACCCAGCAGCAGGAAGTATTAACCTACATCAATCAGGCTCGCTCGAAGCCTTGTCAATGTGGGACAACCGTTTACCCGGCGGTTCCGGCCCTGGCGTTGAACAGCCTGCTAACGTCGGCTTCGGACAAACACGCGGTCGATATGGCGACCAACAATTACTTTAGCCATACCGGTAAGGATGGATCGCAGCCGTGGGACCGTATGACGCGCGAAGGATACAAATGGCGGGCGGCTGGCGAAAACATTGCCGCTGGTTACGCAACAACGCGTGCGGTTGTCGATGGCTGGCTTAAATCGGAAGGCCACTGCAAAAACATTATGAGCGCTAACTTCAAAGAAGTAGGCGTCGGCTACGGATACTCCGCCAGCAGTACCTACAAACATTACTGGGTGACTGATTTTGGTACGAAATACTAA
- a CDS encoding helix-turn-helix domain-containing protein: METTTLEGFYKEISDLIPQDINKEIGHFNVFKIADISAKYKLKPFMPYNRRSYYKISLIIGHNKAEYADKVIDIEKNALLFATPKIPYHYLPQDDNQSGFFCIFTDDFLVQSKSSVILDELPIFKPGGYPIFQLSDEEVTELLYIFQKMHKELSSDYAYKYDLLRNYVLELIHYGQKLQPATALYPTHTASARVSSLFIELLERQFPIESPHQKLNLRTAKDFADQLSVHVNHLNKVLKENTGKTTTSLISSRVIQEAKILLKKTDWSITEIAYSLGFEEVAHFSNFFRKQTSFSPLAFRA, from the coding sequence ATGGAAACGACAACGCTGGAAGGATTTTACAAAGAAATTTCGGATCTCATTCCCCAGGATATAAACAAAGAGATCGGGCATTTCAACGTTTTCAAAATAGCGGACATAAGCGCTAAATACAAGCTGAAGCCGTTTATGCCTTACAACCGGCGGTCCTACTATAAAATCAGTCTGATCATTGGGCACAATAAAGCGGAATACGCTGACAAGGTTATCGACATTGAAAAGAATGCGCTCTTGTTTGCCACGCCGAAAATCCCGTATCACTACCTGCCACAGGACGACAACCAATCCGGCTTCTTCTGCATTTTTACGGATGATTTCCTGGTCCAGTCAAAAAGTAGCGTCATCTTAGACGAGCTACCGATTTTCAAGCCGGGGGGCTACCCTATTTTTCAACTGTCTGACGAAGAGGTTACTGAGTTGCTGTATATTTTCCAGAAAATGCACAAAGAGCTATCGTCGGATTACGCCTACAAGTACGATCTACTGCGTAACTACGTGCTGGAACTGATTCACTATGGTCAGAAATTACAGCCCGCTACGGCTCTTTACCCGACTCATACCGCTTCCGCACGGGTTTCCTCGTTGTTTATCGAATTGCTTGAGCGGCAATTTCCCATCGAATCGCCCCACCAGAAGCTCAACCTCCGCACCGCTAAAGATTTCGCCGATCAACTGTCGGTCCACGTCAATCATTTGAATAAAGTTCTGAAAGAAAATACGGGGAAAACCACGACCAGTCTGATCAGTAGCCGAGTCATTCAGGAAGCAAAAATCCTCCTGAAGAAAACGGATTGGAGCATTACTGAAATTGCCTACAGCCTGGGTTTTGAGGAAGTCGCCCATTTCTCCAACTTTTTCCGAAAACAAACCTCGTTTTCTCCACTCGCTTTCCGAGCCTGA
- a CDS encoding SDR family NAD(P)-dependent oxidoreductase yields the protein MDAQSKIALVTGGSRGLGRNMAINLAKKGIDVVLTYNSNQEEADKVVAEIQALGQKASAFQLDASNVKSFDGFFGQVTAYLNDTYGAPRFDFLINNAGTALYSLFAETTEEQFDTVLNVHYKGVFFLTQKALPFINDGGRIINISSGLARITYPGSSAYGSMKGAVEVLTRYLAKELGPRGIAANVVAPGAIETDFGGGRVRDNQDLNAQIASQTALGRVGLPDDIGGVVAFLCTDDARWINGQRIEVSGGQAI from the coding sequence ATGGACGCACAAAGTAAAATCGCATTGGTTACCGGCGGAAGCCGAGGGTTAGGCCGGAATATGGCGATCAACCTTGCCAAAAAAGGGATTGATGTCGTACTTACCTACAACAGCAATCAGGAGGAAGCGGATAAAGTAGTAGCGGAAATCCAGGCACTCGGCCAGAAAGCCAGCGCCTTTCAATTGGATGCCAGCAACGTGAAATCGTTCGACGGCTTTTTCGGGCAGGTGACCGCCTACCTGAACGATACGTACGGCGCTCCCCGCTTTGATTTCCTGATCAACAATGCCGGAACAGCTCTCTATTCTTTATTTGCCGAAACCACCGAAGAACAGTTCGACACGGTCCTGAATGTTCATTATAAAGGTGTGTTTTTCCTCACCCAGAAAGCATTACCGTTTATCAACGACGGGGGCCGCATCATCAACATTTCGTCGGGACTTGCGCGCATTACCTATCCGGGTTCATCGGCCTACGGCTCCATGAAAGGTGCGGTCGAAGTGCTTACGCGTTATCTGGCGAAAGAATTAGGCCCCCGAGGTATTGCTGCGAACGTAGTGGCTCCCGGAGCGATTGAAACCGATTTCGGTGGCGGGCGCGTACGGGATAACCAGGATCTAAACGCACAAATAGCCAGTCAGACCGCCCTGGGCCGCGTAGGTTTGCCCGACGACATTGGGGGCGTGGTCGCGTTTCTGTGTACGGATGACGCCCGCTGGATCAACGGTCAACGCATTGAAGTATCGGGCGGTCAAGCGATCTAA